Genomic segment of Macellibacteroides fermentans:
GGTCTGATGTTCTCTTTTTCCATGACAGCCCAGACTAAAGTGGTAAAAATGAACGCCGTTAAGAGCAACAATTTCGGTGTTGCTTATTCGCTTCCGCTTACAACATTTACAATAGACGCTGAAGTTACTAAAATTACAAGCAAGGCCGGTCCTTATTATAAATATGCCGAGAAATACCTGGGCGTTAAAGATGTTATTACCGAAGACAAGGTAGTTTTTCAACTTGACAAGGTAACATTGGAAAACAAGGGAATTCCGGATAAGGAAAACTCGTACATGGTTGAATTTAAATCGGGTACCACAGCTCCGTTTGTCTATCTTACGGAAGAGGGTCTGATCTGTTCCATCAATGCAGAGGTAGACGAAAGTATATTCAGTGCCGACTCTACCAAAAAGAAAAAAGTGGTTCCTGCCGGTATCAATTCCGCCTCTGTGCTTTCAGAAGAACTTCTGATGGCGGGATCTACAGCCAAACAGGCAGAAGTAGCAGCCAAACAAATCTATCGCATACGTGAAAGCCGCCTCAATATACTAACAGGCGAAGCTGATAACCTGCCACCCGATGGCGATGCCATGAAACTGGTTATCGAACAGTTGGAACAACAGGAAAAAGCGCTCACCAACCTCTTTACCGGGGTGGTGACCAAAGAATCGTTGCAAAAACAATTCACCATACAGCCTACCGGCAACATGGAAAAAGAAATCCTGTTCCGCTTTTCGGAACTGATGGGAATTGTGGATGCCGATAATCTGGGAGGAGCTCCTGTATACATCAACCTTACGGCTACCGAGAAGGCTCCCGTACTGGATCCTAAAGAGGCTGAAAAGAAACTCAAAAATATGAAAGGCATTATCTACAATCTGCCTGGCAAAGCCACAATAGAGATAAAAATGAACAACAAGACCCTGTACCAGGGAGAACACCAGGTAACACAATTTGGTAGTCAGGAGTCGCTCGCACCTTCCATGTTTGAAGACAAGAAAGCACCTGTAAAGGTTTATTTCTACCCGCAGACCGGTGCCATCAAACAGATCATTCAATAATTATAAACTTAATACGTAACGACGCATGTTTAAAGGACATCCTAAAGGATTAATTATCGCCTCTATTGCCAATATGGGTGAACGCTTCGGCTTTTACACCATGATGGCGATCCTGTTGCTATTCTTACAGGCTAAATTCGGACTCGATCAGGTTGAGGCCGGAAGTATTTATTCTACGTTCTATTTTTTGATCTATGTACTCGCGCTGGTAGGTGGCTTTGTGGCCGACCGATGGTTGGGACTTGGAAAGACCATTTTTTCGGGTATCGTACTTATGTTTCTGGGATACATAGTTATTGCCATTCCCGGAACCGGTCTATACCCTGTATTGGGTGGATTGCTGATTATCGCTTTGGGTAACGGTTTGTTTAAAGGAAACCTGCAGGCTCTTGTTGGTAACCTGTACGACGATCCTAAATACAGTCAGCTTCGCGACCGTGCATTCAGTATCTTCTATATGTGTATCAATATCGGTGCTATTTTTGCTCCCCACGCAGCTACGGGTATTCGTAACTGGTGGCTAGCTCAGCACGGACTGTCTTATAACGGTGCACTGCCTAAAATGTGCCACGACCTTATCAACGGCAAACTGAGCGACACTTCTGTGATGCAGAATCTTGCCAACGAAGTAAGCGGTGGCACTGCTGTAACAGACCTTACCGTATTTGCCAATACCTACCTGGATGTATTTAACACCGGCTATCATTTTGCATTTGCCATTGCCGCCTGTTCAATGCTTATTTCCATGTTGGTCTATACGTTTGCTAAAAAATACCTTGCACCGGGCGATGTTACTGCTGCTCAGCAGGCCACTGCCGCTGCTGCAAGTGGTGTTAAAATAGAAAAGATGCCTTGGATCGAGGAAAAGAAACGCCTTATCGCACTCGGTCTGGTATTCCTTATCGTAATTTTCTTCTGGATGTCGTTCCACCAGAACGGAGTTACACTTACTCTGTTTGCCAGAGACTACACAGAAACACATGTAGGTCCGGGAACCAGCCTTATCTTCAATATCTTCTCTCTGATGGGTATTGCAGCCGGTGTAGGTGGATTGATTGTTGCTTTCTCTAAAACCAGAATGTTGAATCGTATCATCGGCGTGATTGCCTTCGTTGCCGGTACAGCTATAGCCATCAACTTCTACAATGAATTTGTTGCTGCTAACGGATCTCCTATCTCTCCCGAAATTTTCCAATCCTTCAATCCGTTGTTTGTTGTAACACTTACACCGGTAGTGGTTGGATTCTTTGCTTGGTTGAATAAGAAAGGTATCGAGCCTTCAGCTCCCCGTAAAATCGGTATCGGTATGTTTTTGGCTGCCGCTTCATTCCTTATCATGATTGTTGGTTCACTGGGACTGGTTGCTCCAAAAGATCTTGCCGAAGGAACAGATGCCGAACGTGCATCGGCCTATTGGTTGATTGCCACCTATTTCTCGCTGACTATCTCCGAGCTGTTCTTAAGTCCGATGGGTATCTCCTTCGTTTCGAAGGTTGCTCCTCCCCGTTTCAAGGGACTTATGCAAGGAGGTTGGTTGTGTGCCACCGCATTGGGTAATCAGTTGCTGGTAATCGGTACAATTCTTTGGGGTAAAGCAGAAATCTGGCAGGTATGGGTATTCTTTACCGTATGCTGTATCATTTCCGGATCAATTATCTTCGCCCTGATGAAGAGACTGGAAGCAGTAGCCAAGTAATTCCGTTTTTTATGTGATTAAACTGTATTGCTATAACGATAAAGGAGATGTTTCTGTCTGAAACATCTCCTTTTTTTATCCCTCAAATTTCCATTCCCTCTTCCCCACAGGCTTACCCTATAGAATCTGCTACGTCATTGAAGAATCTCTGATTTAAAAAATGAAGAAGTTCCAATAAAATACTCTTCACCGGGAGTTTGGTTATGAAAGATATTCAAATTATATATCGAAATATTATTACTAAACAACCCTACCCACCAACTAAACTTCCCATCTATATTAAAAGGCTGTGAAGCATTTAGTTCAATCACATAATCTCCTGGATTTACGCCACTGTATATGCGATCACTATGCACCCAGGCAGCATTAACGATACTGCTTTTATAACGAATGCCACTTAGACTGCAAGGTTCTTCTAATACATATTTGCTATTGAGATACTTAATTCTGCTACATTTTATAGGAATATTAAATACTCCTCCTTCATCAGGAATCGTAAAATCACTCATATACTCTGACACTATTTTATATTCGTAACGAATATCAGAGCCTGCCTGAGACAAATAAAATGATGTATTGATAGTTAGATCCGGACCTGCAATTACAATATCAATCCGATCAGCAATTGTATCTGAAACAATATTTTCATTGCATTTAATTTTTAGTCTTATTGTATTATCAATAATAACAGAATCAGAAACAGAAAAACGATTATGTTCCGATTTAAAAACTATATCAGAAGATTTTAAGATTGTTTCTGCTTGCTCAGGCGTAATTTTCGGGATAGAAATGAGCTGTAAGATGTATTCCCTTTCCTCTCCTGTCTCAGAGAAAACATTCGTTGTATCGCCTGTCACACTTAAATCATAGCTATATACGTCATCATCGTTGTTTTTTTCACAACTAACTAGCATGATCACAGAAATAGTAAAAAGTAAATAAGCTAATATTCTCATGGTTATTAATTTATTAAGGTTAGCCTTTAATTTTTTAACGAATAAATCTATCTATTCATTACAAATGTACAGTATAATTATTACTTATAAAACATTATGCATGTTTTTATGAATAGCAATAGAAACAAAAATTTCGCATGCCACATATATAAATTTATCCTATAGAATACTAAGCGATAACATCCTGTATATTAATAATTTCATAGGATACTTTACTATTTTCACTTAAGCAAACAAATCGTTTGACATATGTCGAAATCGATTTTGACAATTGTGGTAATGCATTACGACAGTTGTCAAAATACATTTTGACAACTGTCGAACGAATACTACTCTTAAGTATTCTAATTTAGTTACAGTCATGAAAGAATTTCTTTACTTAAGAGATTCATTTATTTATAAACGGGAAATGTAAATCATCTTCACGATACTTTTCAAACCAGCAAACGGCACTGTTGTATTCAACACAAAAGGGTGAAAGTGGAGTACAACTCAAAAAAATAATACATAACAAATGACAGATGAAAAGGATCTGTCACTCAGCATCTGTCATTGTCAGAAGCCGCTTCAATAAAAGGATCTGACTGCAAAAATGATGGATGACAGATTGTTTAGTCAAAAACAGTTTTTAATTGAAACAACTAAAATAAATTCACTAGTATTCCATTAAGATTGGGACGTTATTAAAAATAAAGAATCCGAACAGCATGCACGTTAGTATCCGAAAACTTCTTGATTTTAAGTGCTACTTCGGTGGTATGGAAATTACAAAAATTCGATTAACTTTGTAAGAGCTCATATAATAGCTTTTTGCTTGTGGAAATAAGATAAATGAGTATATATTGTTTCTTTTCAGCAAAACAATTATTTAACGAACCATTGATATATGATGAATCGAATATTCCTTCTTTCACCGTTACTGATGTTCATATTTATTTTCACCTTTTGCTCTCAAAAGGAAGATACATCTGTTTTGGAAGAAAGCAATGTACCCGACACCACAACCATCGTCTCACCGGCGCCTATTATAATCGTCATCGAAAAGGATCTGCTTTACAACGAGTATACATTGGCCGATGAATACCCTTATAAAGATACGATCCGGAGTTTCCAATGGGATAAGATACGCGACCTGTTACATCTTCTGGACTCGGTTCAGCAGCAACATAATAATTGGGCTATCCTGCAAAACTATAAGAATATGAATGGGGTAGCTCCGCTGGTCAAAGAATTCAAACGAAACGTCTACAAGCGTGTGGCTGACATGCATGGAGTAGAGCGCTTCCAATCCGTCCCCCTGTTTCATCCCGCTGATACGGTAACCGGAGAACGCTATGGGCGCGACGGCTCGCCAGTCAGATACCTCGGAGAAGAAGGCGGATTAGCCCGGGTATGCCTTTTGTCGTCAGACGAAGAGTGGCTCGTGCCCCAAAAATACGTCAAAGTAATTGGAGACACGATCACTTTCAACCATGCCGTTTTTGTAGATCGGCACAACCAGAATATCGCCACGCTGGAAAAGGTCGGTTCCAAGTGGCTGGTACGAAGCATGAATCCCATCACCACCGGTCTGCACCGTCCTCCATACGCGCAGGAAACTCCATTAGGAATTTTCCTTCTGCAGGAAAAGAAGCAGAAAATGATATATCATAAAGATGGGACTACCGAAACAGGAGGCTTCGCTCCCTGGGCAAGCCGTTTTACCAACGGTGCCTACCTGCATGGTGTACCCGTAAATGTACCTCGCACCACCCCGATTGAGTATAGTGCTAGTCTGGGCACAACGCCTCGTTCGCACATGTGTGTACGTAATGCCACTTCACACGCTAAATTTATATACGAATGGGCTCCGGCAGAAAAAACAGTAGTTTTTGTACTCGAATAGGTTGTAGCTCAGAATAATAGTATATATTTGCACTCGTAATTTTTCTTTATGTATAGATTTGTATTATTTTTATTGTTATTACTGACTCCAGTTCATTTTTCCTCAACGACTTCCTGGATAGAAGCCGCCGACAACAACAAATTGTCCGGAAGTATGCAGTTGTATCTGGATATGCAGTTGTCCGACCGGGTGAGTTTTCCGGCCTTTGAGCAAGCGCTTTCCGGTTACGAAAAGATTGCGCACCGGAAAAATATCATAACATTGATCGATTTCACCAAACCGTCCTCGGAAGAACGTCTTTTTGTTTTGGATATGGATCAGCACTGTGTATTATATTCATCTGTTGTTTCGCACGGCAGAAACAGCGGCACCAATTATGCCACTTCCTTCTCTAATAAGACGGGATCGTATCAAAGCTCTCTCGGATTTTATGTAACAGAAAACACCTATAACGGAAAAAACGGTTACTCCCTTATACTCGAGGGACTGGAAAAAGGATTCAACGACCGGGCTAAAGAACGCGCCATTGTGATCCACGGAGCCGCCTATTCAAATCCTTCGGTAATCGCCAATACAGGACGGTTAGGCCGCAGTCAGGGCTGCCCGGCACTACCCGAGGCAGTCAGCGCCAAAATCATCGATACCATTAAAGGCGGAAGTGTATTGTATATCTATGCCGGTAATTCGGAATATGCGCAGAAAAGTGAATTTCTGTAACCTTGATCCCATCTTTCTACATTTATAAAATTAAAGTTTGATTTCAAACAACACATTTGCACTTGTGAGGGAAAGCATATTCCTTCACTAACATATTATTAAGTATAAAATTCTGACTGATCCTGAATAAAAGGGAGGGGGGTTGAGCGACTGAAAAAAAAGAGAGCCGCGAGATCTCACATCCGGCGACTCTCAACACTAACCCTTAACTTTAACCAATGAAAAACAATAATCTAATTAATGTAATGAAGCTAATACAGCTTCATAATTTGGCTCAGTTGTAATTTCCGGAACTAATTCCTCGTAAACAACCTTGCCTGCTTCGTCAATTACTATAACTCCTCTTGCAAGTAAACCTTTTAGAGGGCCATCAATCAGAAGCATCCCGTACTTATCTTCAAAGCATGAACAACGAAACGCTGAAAGTGCAACTACATTTTCAATACCTTCCGTAGTACAGAAACGTCCATGCGCAAAAGGTAAATCTTTCGATACTGCCAATACCACCGTATTGCTTAAAGAAGCTACTTCTTTATTAAATCTTCTTACAGAAGCGGCACAAACCGAAGTATCCAGACTTGGAAAAACATTTAATACGACTTTTTTCCCTTTTAAATCATTCAGTGACAACTCAGACAAATCAGTTTTTACACCTTTAAAATCTGGAGCTACTGTTCCTACTTCCGGCAGTGAACCGTTTGTGTGTACCTCAATACCTTTAAAATTTACGCTTGCCATTCTTATAAATATTTATTAATTATACTTACTTAAAAGCGGCTTACAAATATAAGCTACTTTTTATGGATTAAACAAGTAATAACACCCAAAGTTGCCATATTTAACATTTTTTAATTGGTTTTACCCATTTCATAATCCCTATATTTGTAAAAAAATTAAAAAGATGATAGATATTGTACTGATTACGCTACTCCTCCTTATCTTGATTGTGCTTATTTACCGCACCCGAAAAGAGAACCAGAAAGTTGAATATGAAAGAATTAGTACTGAAATGCAACGATCGTTCGAACGGATTGAGCGCAATTTCAGAGAAGATTTCAAGTTGAACAGGGAAGAAAGCCGGGCCGTAAGCAAAGACCTCCGCGAAGAGCTATCGGTTAATATGGAAATATTCCGTAAAGCGTTCGAACAGGGGATACAATCTTTTAATCAGTTGCAACGTGAAAAATTTGCTCAGCTGGACGAACAGCAACAGCGAATGATTACAAATACAGAAAAGCGGTTGGAAGAAATACGTGTGACTGTCGACGAAAAACTACAGAAAACATTGAATGAACGTATCGGACAGTCCTTTCGTATGGTTTCAGAACAATTGGAGAGT
This window contains:
- a CDS encoding L,D-transpeptidase, which produces MNRIFLLSPLLMFIFIFTFCSQKEDTSVLEESNVPDTTTIVSPAPIIIVIEKDLLYNEYTLADEYPYKDTIRSFQWDKIRDLLHLLDSVQQQHNNWAILQNYKNMNGVAPLVKEFKRNVYKRVADMHGVERFQSVPLFHPADTVTGERYGRDGSPVRYLGEEGGLARVCLLSSDEEWLVPQKYVKVIGDTITFNHAVFVDRHNQNIATLEKVGSKWLVRSMNPITTGLHRPPYAQETPLGIFLLQEKKQKMIYHKDGTTETGGFAPWASRFTNGAYLHGVPVNVPRTTPIEYSASLGTTPRSHMCVRNATSHAKFIYEWAPAEKTVVFVLE
- a CDS encoding murein L,D-transpeptidase catalytic domain family protein, translated to MYRFVLFLLLLLTPVHFSSTTSWIEAADNNKLSGSMQLYLDMQLSDRVSFPAFEQALSGYEKIAHRKNIITLIDFTKPSSEERLFVLDMDQHCVLYSSVVSHGRNSGTNYATSFSNKTGSYQSSLGFYVTENTYNGKNGYSLILEGLEKGFNDRAKERAIVIHGAAYSNPSVIANTGRLGRSQGCPALPEAVSAKIIDTIKGGSVLYIYAGNSEYAQKSEFL
- the tpx gene encoding thiol peroxidase → MASVNFKGIEVHTNGSLPEVGTVAPDFKGVKTDLSELSLNDLKGKKVVLNVFPSLDTSVCAASVRRFNKEVASLSNTVVLAVSKDLPFAHGRFCTTEGIENVVALSAFRCSCFEDKYGMLLIDGPLKGLLARGVIVIDEAGKVVYEELVPEITTEPNYEAVLASLH
- a CDS encoding peptide MFS transporter, whose protein sequence is MFKGHPKGLIIASIANMGERFGFYTMMAILLLFLQAKFGLDQVEAGSIYSTFYFLIYVLALVGGFVADRWLGLGKTIFSGIVLMFLGYIVIAIPGTGLYPVLGGLLIIALGNGLFKGNLQALVGNLYDDPKYSQLRDRAFSIFYMCINIGAIFAPHAATGIRNWWLAQHGLSYNGALPKMCHDLINGKLSDTSVMQNLANEVSGGTAVTDLTVFANTYLDVFNTGYHFAFAIAACSMLISMLVYTFAKKYLAPGDVTAAQQATAAAASGVKIEKMPWIEEKKRLIALGLVFLIVIFFWMSFHQNGVTLTLFARDYTETHVGPGTSLIFNIFSLMGIAAGVGGLIVAFSKTRMLNRIIGVIAFVAGTAIAINFYNEFVAANGSPISPEIFQSFNPLFVVTLTPVVVGFFAWLNKKGIEPSAPRKIGIGMFLAAASFLIMIVGSLGLVAPKDLAEGTDAERASAYWLIATYFSLTISELFLSPMGISFVSKVAPPRFKGLMQGGWLCATALGNQLLVIGTILWGKAEIWQVWVFFTVCCIISGSIIFALMKRLEAVAK
- a CDS encoding DUF4831 family protein, which codes for MKNFILIAGLMFSFSMTAQTKVVKMNAVKSNNFGVAYSLPLTTFTIDAEVTKITSKAGPYYKYAEKYLGVKDVITEDKVVFQLDKVTLENKGIPDKENSYMVEFKSGTTAPFVYLTEEGLICSINAEVDESIFSADSTKKKKVVPAGINSASVLSEELLMAGSTAKQAEVAAKQIYRIRESRLNILTGEADNLPPDGDAMKLVIEQLEQQEKALTNLFTGVVTKESLQKQFTIQPTGNMEKEILFRFSELMGIVDADNLGGAPVYINLTATEKAPVLDPKEAEKKLKNMKGIIYNLPGKATIEIKMNNKTLYQGEHQVTQFGSQESLAPSMFEDKKAPVKVYFYPQTGAIKQIIQ